TCCTGCGTTTATGGGTATGTGGTGGATACACCTGTCGGCCCTCGTCATGGGCATAATGCTGCTGGGTAAAGAGCGGCCGCTGGGGGCGAAACTCAGTGGCAGGTTCAAGCGGAGGGCCGCAGCATGAGTATCCTGGACTGGTATATTGCCCGGGTGCTTATCAGTACCTCGTCCCTGTGTTTGCTGGTGCTGACCGGTTTGTCCGGCATTATCAAATGGGTGGATCAGCTGCGTCTGGTGGGCCGTGGCAGCTACACCATGATGGATGCCGGTGTATATGTGCTGTTTCTTATCCCCCGCGATATCGAGATGTTTTTCCCCATGGCGGTGCTCTTGGGTGCCCTGATTGGCCTTGGCATGATGGCCGCCAATTCCGAGTTGGTGGTGATGCAGGCCTCGGGTCAGTCGCGGCTGCAAATTACCGTATCGGCCATGAAAACTGCGGTACCTTTGATGCTGCTGGTGATGGCCCTTGGTGAATGGGTAGCGCCTGCCGCAGAACAGCGCGCCAACGAGCTCAAGGCCACCATGATTTCCGGTGGCAGCCTGATCAAATCCCATCGGGGTATCTGGGCCAAAGATGGCGACCTCTTTGTGAACATAGGTGAAGTCTCAGATATCAATACTCTTGGCAATATCACCCTGTATGAGTTCGACCAGCAAGAGCGCCTCAATCATGTGGTCAATGCGCGCCGGGCCACCTTCGATGGCAAGGCATGGCAAATGCAGGGTGTGAGTAAAACCCATATCACCGAAGAAGCCATCGTCAGGGAAGATATCGACAGCGAGCTGTGGCAGTCGAGCCTGACACCGGACAAACTCAGTGTGGTGTCGGTGAAACCCGAATCTCTGTCTATCCAGGGGTTGATGGGCTATTTGGATTATTTGCGTATCAACAGCCAGGACCCAAGTCGTTACGAGTTGGCGCTTTGGCGGAAGTTGATGCAGCCGGTGACGGTGGCCGTCATGATGTTGGTTGCTCTGTCTTTTGTGTTCGGCCCGCTTCGTAGCGTGACCATGGGCGCCAGAGTATTGCTGGGTGTTGTGGCTGGTTTCAGCTTTTATATTTGCAACGAAATCTTTGGCCCCATGACCATGGTCTATCAACTGCCGGCCTTTATTGGTGCGGGAGCGCCAGCGCTCTTATTTGCCGGCGCGGCTGTGTTTTATATCCGCCGCTGATAAGTGGCAACGACGCACACACCAATCAGCTAAACAAAAAGGGCACCCCGTGGTGCCCTTTTTGTTTAGCTGCTGTTTTACGCCTTCATGAGGCCTGTGGATGCAGCACATAACACCTGCAATCCATAACACCTGCAATCCATAATAAGCGTAAAAGGGTTACTGCATACCGTGCCAGTTTTTCATCTGGTTGGCTTCCACTGACAATACCACGACCTCGGAGCGGGTCATCTTATCCTGCAGCGCCAGCTTATCGGGGTTGATGAGGATAAACAGATTACCCAGTCCGAACAGCGACCATACCAGACGGGCGGCTGCGGCGATAAAGCTGAGGTTTTGGCCGTTGGGGTGCTGCACCTTCAAACGCCAGGCACGCATGCCGAGGGTTTGGCCGCCGCGGCTCCAAAACACCACATAAAACATCGCCACACACAGCAGTATCCAGGCAAAATTTAAATTGCGATACAGGGGATTGGCATTCATCACATCGATGACATGCTCATGGCCACCGCGGTCAATAAGGCCTGAATTCACCAGCACGGCAAACAGGGCAAAGCTTACCACGCCCGCGAGGATCCACACCGCAGCTGCCAACATAAGGTCGTACACCATGGCCCCGAGACGGCGGAAAAAGCCGGCGC
This portion of the Shewanella amazonensis SB2B genome encodes:
- the lptG gene encoding LPS export ABC transporter permease LptG, giving the protein MSILDWYIARVLISTSSLCLLVLTGLSGIIKWVDQLRLVGRGSYTMMDAGVYVLFLIPRDIEMFFPMAVLLGALIGLGMMAANSELVVMQASGQSRLQITVSAMKTAVPLMLLVMALGEWVAPAAEQRANELKATMISGGSLIKSHRGIWAKDGDLFVNIGEVSDINTLGNITLYEFDQQERLNHVVNARRATFDGKAWQMQGVSKTHITEEAIVREDIDSELWQSSLTPDKLSVVSVKPESLSIQGLMGYLDYLRINSQDPSRYELALWRKLMQPVTVAVMMLVALSFVFGPLRSVTMGARVLLGVVAGFSFYICNEIFGPMTMVYQLPAFIGAGAPALLFAGAAVFYIRR
- a CDS encoding RDD family protein; translated protein: MINQEHANFPRAGFFRRLGAMVYDLMLAAAVWILAGVVSFALFAVLVNSGLIDRGGHEHVIDVMNANPLYRNLNFAWILLCVAMFYVVFWSRGGQTLGMRAWRLKVQHPNGQNLSFIAAAARLVWSLFGLGNLFILINPDKLALQDKMTRSEVVVLSVEANQMKNWHGMQ